From the Priestia aryabhattai genome, one window contains:
- a CDS encoding pyruvate oxidase, protein MFKQKAGEKLIELLIEWGVDHIYGMPGDSINSIIEPLRKAQDKIKFIQVRHEEAGALAAAAYAKLTGKIGVCTAIAGPGAIHLLNGLYDAKLDKAPVLALTGQVESDLIGSDAFQEINLERMFDDVAVYNQRIMSAEQLPTVVNQAIRTAYAKKGVAVLTIPDDIPRFEVGSEARETSSIIVKQDIFPHREDLEKAKDLIDKAESPVILAGRGTHEMREELLTFAEKIAAPIVLTLPGKGAIPDEHPYCLGGLGLIGTKPAYEAMQEADTLIMIGTSYPFTGFLPDHAKTIHIDIDPAQIGKRYPVDAGLAGEAKTTIQWFLENVDRSEHRQFLEQSQARMKKWWNQLDAQEAKESVPIKPQRVIRALQHVAADNAVLSVDVGNVTVWMARHFRMTNQQFVISSWLATLGCGLPGAIAGKIAYPQKQVFAVCGDGGFAMTMADFITAVKYDLPLVVVLFNNHKIGMIKFEQEVMGNAEFGTDLTNPNFARYADICGGVGYRVEKEEELLPAFENAVRQNKPCIIDVIVDANEAPMPAKITLGQATGYAKHMVKELFQEGKLDLPPL, encoded by the coding sequence ATGTTTAAACAGAAAGCTGGAGAAAAACTGATTGAACTGTTAATTGAATGGGGCGTTGATCATATTTACGGCATGCCAGGAGACTCTATTAATTCAATTATTGAACCGCTTCGCAAAGCCCAGGATAAAATTAAATTTATTCAAGTGAGGCATGAAGAAGCAGGAGCTCTCGCAGCGGCTGCATATGCAAAGCTAACGGGTAAAATCGGTGTATGCACGGCTATTGCCGGACCGGGAGCGATTCATTTACTGAATGGTTTGTATGATGCAAAATTAGACAAAGCTCCCGTTTTAGCACTTACGGGGCAAGTGGAGTCCGATCTTATCGGAAGCGATGCGTTTCAAGAAATTAATTTAGAGCGAATGTTCGATGACGTTGCTGTATATAACCAGCGAATCATGTCCGCTGAACAGCTTCCCACTGTTGTCAATCAAGCGATTCGAACGGCTTATGCTAAAAAAGGCGTTGCTGTGTTAACCATTCCCGATGATATCCCTCGCTTTGAAGTCGGATCAGAAGCACGAGAAACATCAAGCATAATCGTTAAACAAGACATTTTTCCGCATAGAGAAGACCTTGAAAAAGCAAAAGATTTGATTGATAAAGCGGAAAGTCCGGTTATTTTAGCAGGTCGAGGCACACATGAAATGAGAGAAGAGCTGCTTACGTTTGCAGAAAAAATCGCGGCACCTATTGTCCTTACGCTTCCTGGGAAAGGCGCAATCCCGGATGAACATCCATATTGTCTCGGAGGACTTGGATTGATCGGAACAAAGCCAGCGTATGAAGCGATGCAAGAAGCCGATACGCTCATTATGATTGGAACGTCCTATCCGTTTACAGGCTTTTTACCAGACCATGCGAAAACCATTCATATCGATATTGATCCTGCACAAATTGGCAAAAGATATCCTGTAGATGCAGGGCTTGCCGGAGAAGCGAAAACAACGATTCAGTGGTTCTTAGAAAACGTTGACCGCTCAGAGCATCGCCAGTTTTTAGAACAAAGTCAAGCACGTATGAAAAAGTGGTGGAATCAGCTTGATGCACAAGAAGCAAAAGAAAGTGTACCTATCAAGCCTCAGCGAGTGATTCGAGCGCTTCAGCACGTAGCGGCTGATAACGCGGTCTTGTCTGTAGATGTAGGAAACGTCACAGTATGGATGGCACGTCATTTTCGTATGACAAATCAGCAGTTTGTGATTTCAAGCTGGCTAGCGACTCTCGGCTGCGGGCTGCCGGGCGCAATTGCTGGAAAAATTGCTTATCCCCAAAAGCAGGTGTTTGCGGTATGTGGAGACGGTGGCTTTGCGATGACAATGGCAGATTTTATTACAGCTGTTAAATATGATCTTCCGCTAGTCGTAGTGCTATTTAACAATCATAAAATCGGCATGATTAAATTTGAACAAGAAGTAATGGGAAATGCTGAATTTGGAACAGATTTAACAAATCCGAATTTTGCTAGGTATGCAGATATTTGCGGAGGTGTTGGCTACCGAGTGGAAAAGGAAGAAGAGCTGCTGCCGGCTTTTGAAAATGCTGTTAGACAGAACAAGCCGTGCATTATTGATGTAATTGTTGATGCAAATGAAGCGCCTATGCCAGCAAAAATTACGCTAGGGCAAGCAACGGGGTATGCCAAGCACATGGTGAAAGAATTGTTTCAAGAAGGAAAGTTGGATTTACCTCCTCTATAA
- the pdxR gene encoding MocR-like pyridoxine biosynthesis transcription factor PdxR: MNWRPDRASKKAIYKQIAEYIESCISSGAFPPDSMLPSERTLAAELNVNRSTVVAAYEELQALGIVERKKGSGTRVSSSIWGISRKRIPNWGRYVEDGSFLPNLPLVQRIRSEALRTDFVNLASGELAPSLFPSEDFQQILAGMPFNEHLGYDHPHGNERLRDAIAAHVHEYRKISTDSNSILITSGAQQALHLIVQCLLKPGDAVAIEDPSYSYSLPLFQSAGLRTFLLPVDKNGANPDDLVELHKKHRIRMVFLNPYYQNPTGIVLSEARRKRFLELSSEYGIPLIEDDPYSLTAFDGNVHQTLKSMDENGNVLYISSLSKIVASGLRIGWIVGPEQVIQRLADAKQQIDFGHSIFPQWIAYQFLNSPTFSSHIEKLRQELKKQEYALSSSLHELLGSKVSFDSPQGGIHLWCKVNQPVDDYRLLEESLKKGVAFVPGSVLSSQSGAIRFTFGRGEEEVIREGIERFASALESL; this comes from the coding sequence ATGAACTGGAGACCAGATCGCGCTAGCAAAAAAGCGATTTATAAACAAATTGCAGAATATATTGAAAGCTGTATTTCATCGGGAGCTTTTCCGCCGGATTCTATGCTGCCATCAGAACGAACGCTTGCCGCTGAGCTAAACGTGAACAGAAGCACGGTAGTAGCTGCTTATGAAGAGCTCCAGGCACTTGGAATCGTAGAACGTAAAAAAGGGAGCGGCACGCGAGTTAGTTCGAGCATCTGGGGAATTTCCCGTAAACGTATTCCAAACTGGGGGAGATATGTAGAAGACGGTTCATTTTTGCCTAATTTGCCGCTCGTACAGCGAATCAGAAGCGAAGCTTTGCGAACAGATTTTGTGAACTTAGCCAGCGGAGAGTTAGCTCCTAGCTTATTTCCAAGCGAAGATTTTCAGCAAATATTAGCAGGCATGCCTTTTAATGAACATTTAGGCTATGATCATCCTCACGGCAATGAACGTTTGCGCGATGCTATTGCTGCTCATGTTCATGAGTACCGGAAAATCTCCACGGATTCTAATTCTATTTTAATTACATCAGGTGCACAGCAAGCACTTCATTTGATTGTGCAGTGTCTGTTAAAACCAGGGGATGCAGTAGCGATTGAAGATCCGTCCTATAGCTATTCACTGCCGCTCTTTCAATCAGCAGGTTTACGAACGTTTTTACTGCCTGTAGATAAAAATGGAGCCAACCCGGACGACTTAGTAGAATTACATAAAAAGCATCGCATTCGAATGGTTTTTTTAAATCCGTATTATCAAAATCCGACCGGTATTGTGTTATCAGAAGCGCGCCGAAAGCGGTTTTTAGAGCTTTCTTCAGAATATGGCATTCCGCTTATTGAAGATGATCCTTATTCACTCACAGCATTTGATGGCAATGTACATCAAACGCTGAAATCGATGGACGAGAACGGAAATGTCCTCTATATCAGCTCGCTTTCTAAAATTGTTGCATCAGGCCTTCGAATTGGCTGGATTGTGGGGCCAGAGCAAGTGATTCAGCGCCTGGCAGATGCTAAGCAGCAAATTGACTTTGGTCACAGCATCTTTCCCCAGTGGATTGCTTATCAATTCTTAAATTCTCCTACGTTTTCTTCTCATATCGAAAAGCTTAGACAAGAGCTCAAAAAGCAAGAGTATGCTCTGTCGTCTAGCCTGCACGAATTGCTCGGATCAAAAGTATCTTTCGATTCGCCTCAAGGCGGGATTCACTTATGGTGCAAAGTGAATCAGCCGGTCGATGATTATCGTCTATTGGAAGAATCACTTAAAAAAGGAGTGGCTTTTGTTCCAGGAAGCGTGCTGAGTTCTCAAAGCGGAGCTATTCGCTTTACGTTTGGCAGAGGGGAAGAAGAGGTCATTCGAGAAGGAATTGAACGTTTTGCCAGCGCGCTAGAGAGTCTGTAA
- a CDS encoding cold-shock protein — protein MEQGKVKWFNAEKGFGFIEREGGDDVFVHFSAIQSEGFKSLDEGQAVTFDVEQGQRGPQAANVQKA, from the coding sequence ATGGAACAAGGTAAAGTAAAATGGTTTAACGCAGAAAAAGGTTTTGGATTCATCGAGCGCGAAGGTGGAGACGATGTATTCGTACACTTCTCAGCAATCCAAAGCGAAGGTTTCAAATCTTTAGACGAAGGTCAAGCTGTAACATTTGACGTAGAACAAGGTCAACGCGGACCTCAAGCTGCTAACGTTCAAAAAGCATAA
- a CDS encoding NAD(P)-dependent oxidoreductase translates to MKVGLIGLGNMGLPMAENMIKAGHELVIYNRTASKAESLVKKGAKVVETPAQAAQEANLVFTILSNDEALEEVTLSQDGILAGLKEGGIHVSVSTISVDLSEKLTSAHAASRQHFVAATVLGRPEAAAAAALKVIVAGNKEAREHVWPIFEAIGQTIFTVGDEPYLSNVAKLGNNFLLVSMLEAISEAVVMVEQYGMQAEQFLEVVNSLFASPVYKNYGNLIAKRDFDPAGFKLELGLKDVNLAIDAAKKVSAPLPLGELVKGHYEQGIENGWGHLDWSALVKTVEALKKDN, encoded by the coding sequence ATGAAAGTGGGTTTAATTGGTTTAGGAAATATGGGATTACCGATGGCGGAAAATATGATAAAAGCGGGTCATGAACTTGTGATTTATAACCGGACTGCTTCAAAGGCGGAAAGTCTTGTGAAAAAAGGAGCAAAGGTTGTGGAGACACCTGCTCAAGCAGCACAAGAAGCGAATCTTGTCTTTACGATTCTTTCAAATGATGAGGCTTTAGAAGAAGTAACGCTGTCACAAGATGGTATACTTGCAGGTTTGAAAGAAGGCGGTATTCACGTCTCTGTGAGTACCATTAGCGTAGATCTTTCGGAAAAATTAACAAGCGCACATGCTGCATCAAGACAGCATTTTGTCGCTGCGACTGTTTTAGGTCGCCCCGAAGCAGCAGCAGCTGCTGCTCTCAAAGTAATAGTGGCAGGTAATAAAGAGGCAAGAGAGCATGTTTGGCCAATATTTGAAGCGATTGGTCAAACTATTTTTACTGTAGGAGACGAGCCTTACTTATCAAATGTAGCTAAGCTTGGCAATAACTTTTTATTAGTATCGATGTTAGAAGCAATTTCTGAAGCAGTGGTAATGGTAGAGCAGTATGGCATGCAAGCCGAGCAGTTTCTTGAAGTGGTCAATAGCTTATTTGCATCTCCTGTGTATAAAAATTACGGCAATTTAATTGCCAAAAGAGACTTTGATCCAGCCGGGTTCAAGCTGGAGCTTGGACTAAAAGATGTAAACCTGGCTATCGATGCAGCAAAAAAAGTGTCCGCTCCGCTTCCGTTAGGAGAGCTTGTGAAAGGTCATTATGAACAAGGAATCGAAAATGGCTGGGGTCATTTAGACTGGTCCGCTTTAGTAAAAACAGTTGAAGCTCTAAAAAAAGATAACTAA
- a CDS encoding GDSL-type esterase/lipase family protein, with translation MKAKGKWVWIVSFISIISCLLFAAGLGMSIYNYVSASKASVREMPKPKQETSSSTKSTKEYTIVALGDSLTRGTGDAAGKGYVGYLKDNLEEKTKKKILLSNFGIKGQTSSQLASQVQQQQIQRQIKSADTVLITIGGNDLFQGGQTLQNLNKSNIQKLENDYLKNVDSILKSIRSANKDATIYLIGLYNPFSNLQDAKATTAIVREWNYNSSELSANYKQTVFVPTFDLFQLKVDDYLYTDKFHPNAKGYKLIAERVASLITW, from the coding sequence GTGAAAGCGAAAGGAAAGTGGGTATGGATTGTATCCTTTATTTCGATTATTTCGTGTCTGCTGTTTGCAGCAGGGCTTGGAATGTCTATTTATAACTATGTTAGCGCCTCAAAAGCCAGCGTAAGGGAAATGCCAAAGCCGAAGCAGGAAACAAGCAGCAGTACCAAAAGCACAAAAGAATATACGATTGTCGCTTTAGGAGATTCACTGACAAGAGGAACGGGAGATGCAGCGGGAAAAGGATACGTTGGGTATTTAAAAGACAATCTTGAAGAAAAAACGAAGAAGAAAATTCTGCTAAGTAACTTTGGAATAAAAGGTCAAACCTCTTCGCAGCTGGCAAGTCAAGTACAGCAGCAGCAAATTCAGCGGCAGATTAAGTCTGCAGATACCGTGTTGATTACCATCGGAGGAAATGACTTATTTCAAGGCGGCCAAACGCTGCAAAACTTAAATAAAAGCAATATTCAAAAATTAGAAAATGACTATTTAAAAAACGTAGACAGCATCTTAAAAAGCATCCGGTCGGCAAATAAAGACGCGACGATTTATTTAATTGGTTTATATAATCCGTTTAGTAACCTGCAAGACGCGAAAGCCACAACAGCTATTGTACGAGAATGGAATTACAATAGCAGTGAATTAAGTGCTAATTATAAGCAAACTGTTTTTGTTCCGACTTTTGATTTGTTTCAGCTAAAGGTAGACGACTACTTATATACCGATAAATTTCATCCGAATGCAAAAGGCTATAAGCTTATTGCAGAACGTGTAGCATCGCTTATTACGTGGTAA
- a CDS encoding ABC transporter ATP-binding protein: protein MSEVTLSVTGLRKAIGKREIIKNIDFELKRGEVFGFLGPNGAGKTTTIRMLVGLIRPTSGSISICGYSVSKQFTKAMEHIGCIVENPELYPYLSGWENLQHFSRMIPSMTEDRIHEVVELVGLQERIHDLVRTYSLGMRQRLGIAQALLGKPKVLILDEPTNGLDPSGIRDMRKFIRFLAESEGLSVLVSSHLLSEIQLMCDRVAIIAKGEVIHTESVKTLLTQQERLLWKLDPQPAGIDVLKQVTDFVQVQGEYVTTFYEEAEVGEWNKQLIQAGVTVKEMNRKLPTLEDLFIEMTGGESID from the coding sequence ATGAGTGAAGTAACACTTTCAGTAACAGGACTCAGAAAAGCAATAGGAAAACGTGAAATCATCAAAAATATTGATTTTGAACTAAAAAGAGGCGAAGTATTCGGTTTTTTAGGACCAAATGGAGCCGGCAAAACGACAACCATTCGAATGCTTGTCGGCTTGATTCGTCCGACGTCTGGTTCGATTTCTATTTGTGGATACAGTGTATCCAAGCAGTTTACAAAAGCGATGGAGCATATCGGCTGTATTGTTGAAAATCCTGAGCTGTATCCATACTTAAGCGGCTGGGAAAATCTCCAGCATTTTTCACGCATGATTCCTTCTATGACGGAAGACCGTATTCACGAAGTTGTGGAATTAGTTGGCTTACAAGAGCGTATCCACGACTTAGTTCGCACGTATTCGTTAGGCATGAGGCAGCGTTTAGGAATTGCGCAAGCGCTTCTCGGAAAGCCAAAAGTGCTCATTTTAGATGAGCCAACGAACGGACTCGACCCATCTGGGATTCGAGACATGCGTAAATTCATTCGCTTTTTAGCTGAAAGTGAAGGCCTAAGCGTCTTAGTATCGAGTCATTTGCTGAGTGAGATTCAGCTGATGTGTGACCGAGTAGCGATTATTGCAAAAGGGGAAGTTATTCACACAGAATCGGTGAAGACCCTGTTAACCCAGCAAGAGCGCTTACTGTGGAAGCTAGATCCGCAGCCTGCAGGAATAGACGTCTTAAAACAAGTGACGGACTTTGTGCAAGTGCAGGGAGAATACGTCACGACGTTTTATGAAGAAGCTGAAGTCGGAGAGTGGAACAAACAGCTCATTCAAGCAGGAGTAACGGTAAAAGAAATGAATCGAAAGCTTCCAACTCTTGAAGATTTATTTATCGAAATGACAGGAGGGGAATCGATTGATTAG
- a CDS encoding ABC transporter permease translates to MISLVQNEMIKLVRKKRLLIVTLIMGVLISMFTYAQLRETQRLQEKLGTTDWRNTLQQEIIDTQNRLSGSQISDDWRKQLEIRVAQQQYYLDNDINHSEPGAPTFVRGFIENAIQLLLPLMIMIIAADLVSSEYSLGSIKVLLTRPVKRWKILLSKYITLVMSVSFLILMFGVLSYLISGIVFGFKGWTAPILTGFSVQGNDLNTADVHLISQWKYILMEFGLAWFVSLVVGTLAFMLSVLIKSTAAGMGVMLACLIAGTILSSMVSSWHSAKYLFMVNLNLTSYLQGTVPPTEGMTLGFSLLVLTIWGLAGLLVSFLVFTKKDVY, encoded by the coding sequence TTGATTAGTTTGGTTCAAAATGAAATGATCAAGCTCGTTCGAAAAAAACGGCTGTTAATCGTTACCCTTATTATGGGCGTTTTAATTTCAATGTTCACCTATGCTCAGCTTCGCGAAACGCAGCGCCTTCAAGAAAAGCTAGGAACGACCGATTGGCGCAATACGCTACAGCAAGAAATTATCGATACGCAAAACCGGTTGAGTGGAAGCCAAATTTCAGATGATTGGCGCAAGCAGCTTGAAATTCGCGTGGCGCAGCAGCAGTATTACTTAGATAATGATATCAACCATTCAGAACCGGGAGCACCGACTTTTGTGCGAGGGTTCATTGAAAACGCCATTCAGCTTTTGCTGCCGCTGATGATTATGATTATTGCAGCGGATTTAGTGTCTTCAGAGTACAGCTTGGGATCCATCAAGGTCCTGTTAACGAGGCCTGTGAAACGGTGGAAAATCCTGCTTAGCAAATATATCACGCTCGTCATGTCCGTCTCATTTTTAATTTTAATGTTTGGCGTTTTGTCGTATCTCATTTCTGGCATTGTATTTGGATTTAAAGGCTGGACAGCTCCCATTCTTACGGGATTTAGCGTGCAGGGAAATGACTTGAATACAGCGGACGTCCATTTAATTTCGCAGTGGAAATATATTTTAATGGAGTTTGGCCTTGCTTGGTTTGTGTCACTTGTTGTTGGAACGCTTGCTTTTATGCTGTCTGTTTTAATTAAAAGTACAGCTGCTGGTATGGGTGTGATGCTTGCTTGTTTGATTGCAGGTACGATTTTAAGCAGCATGGTTTCTTCGTGGCACTCGGCTAAGTACTTGTTTATGGTCAATTTAAATTTAACTTCTTACCTGCAAGGCACAGTTCCTCCAACTGAAGGAATGACGTTAGGGTTTTCCCTGCTTGTTTTAACCATTTGGGGACTTGCCGGGCTGCTCGTGTCGTTTCTTGTGTTCACAAAAAAAGATGTGTACTAA
- a CDS encoding DUF6376 family protein yields the protein MKKWMLVISTVVLFMVGGCSFLEDTSSTLTYANDAKDYVSEAQKFAEEIPPLAEKAINDDEAMKKLEQKLQEMKGKAEEFNKTKAPDIASDVHDQLVQQNEKIISGIETYEANIKNGSLNPEALKNSELFQSIQDVSSIMNQIKELTQ from the coding sequence GTGAAAAAGTGGATGCTAGTGATATCAACTGTTGTTCTTTTTATGGTCGGCGGCTGTTCTTTTCTTGAAGATACAAGCAGTACCCTGACCTATGCAAACGATGCAAAAGATTACGTTAGTGAAGCACAAAAGTTTGCTGAAGAAATACCGCCCCTAGCGGAAAAAGCTATCAATGACGACGAAGCAATGAAAAAGCTGGAGCAAAAGCTGCAGGAAATGAAAGGGAAAGCTGAAGAATTTAATAAAACAAAAGCTCCTGACATCGCTTCTGATGTGCATGATCAGCTTGTTCAACAAAACGAAAAGATCATTAGTGGAATTGAAACGTATGAAGCAAATATAAAGAATGGCAGCTTAAATCCAGAAGCGCTAAAAAACAGTGAATTATTTCAATCAATTCAAGATGTATCAAGTATTATGAACCAAATTAAAGAATTGACTCAGTAA